In Methanomassiliicoccales archaeon, a single genomic region encodes these proteins:
- a CDS encoding DUF58 domain-containing protein, with protein MIWSSRMASEFSLFALLILAGIFFANIFLVLLSFIPLLFTVVSLNILPPGGHEISRKQKMVEAKVNDMVRLSTNLDVTHGRGLVTVSDPVPDRLFLEKGTNFRVFWKGRRPLQEMLDYTLHCTRGGAYEVGESRIEAFHFSGLLQTEFSRGRSATEIVVKHASDDLRKLRDPRLSIKIPMPASSISRVKALTTDFKEIREYVKGDAFRNINWKATVRSGGLDKNVILVNDFEREGTKRVWIFLDGGRGMASASSIKNAFEYGLQAALSLSRFYLARDCEVGLSIYHQGVTLLPDGGRRQEKLITRRLLGAEIGDDDLPLEREVRRLGGHIAGTSPLFIIITRVRGSGAVDLMDGMRQMRRISGSNSRIVLLNVGGGDEEVVTDNEKLAERIAELRKLPVLRSLRSSGAYLITWNPLEQDFQELVVSRLGRGGGDAN; from the coding sequence ATGATTTGGTCCAGCAGGATGGCCTCGGAATTCTCATTGTTCGCCCTGCTCATCTTGGCAGGGATATTCTTTGCCAATATATTCCTGGTCCTGCTATCATTCATACCACTGCTTTTCACTGTGGTTTCACTCAACATATTGCCTCCTGGAGGTCACGAGATCTCCAGGAAACAGAAAATGGTCGAGGCCAAGGTGAACGACATGGTTCGCCTTAGTACAAACTTGGATGTGACCCATGGAAGGGGGTTGGTCACCGTGAGCGATCCCGTTCCCGACCGCCTTTTCCTCGAGAAAGGAACCAACTTCAGAGTGTTTTGGAAGGGGCGGAGACCACTTCAGGAGATGCTTGATTACACCCTCCACTGCACCCGTGGCGGAGCTTACGAGGTGGGGGAGTCAAGAATCGAGGCCTTCCACTTCTCCGGTCTGCTTCAGACCGAGTTCTCAAGGGGCCGGTCTGCCACCGAGATAGTTGTGAAGCATGCGTCTGATGATCTCAGGAAGCTCAGGGATCCCAGGCTCTCCATCAAGATACCCATGCCCGCCAGCTCCATCAGCCGGGTCAAAGCTCTTACCACCGATTTCAAGGAGATCAGGGAGTACGTCAAGGGAGACGCCTTTCGGAACATAAACTGGAAGGCAACGGTGAGGAGCGGAGGTCTGGATAAGAACGTAATATTGGTCAACGACTTCGAGAGGGAGGGCACCAAGAGGGTTTGGATTTTCTTGGATGGGGGTAGGGGGATGGCGTCCGCCTCCTCGATCAAGAATGCTTTCGAATATGGGCTCCAGGCAGCCCTTAGTCTCTCTAGGTTCTATTTGGCCAGGGATTGTGAGGTAGGCCTCAGCATCTATCATCAAGGGGTCACTCTCCTGCCCGATGGCGGTCGCCGCCAAGAGAAACTGATCACTCGCAGGCTTCTCGGTGCCGAGATTGGGGATGATGATTTACCGCTTGAGCGGGAGGTCAGGAGGCTAGGCGGCCATATTGCGGGCACGAGCCCACTGTTCATAATCATCACCAGGGTGAGGGGGAGCGGTGCTGTAGATCTCATGGATGGGATGAGGCAGATGCGCCGCATCTCTGGGAGCAACTCCCGGATAGTCCTACTCAACGTTGGTGGCGGGGACGAAGAGGTGGTCACCGATAACGAGAAGCTTGCCGAGAGGATAGCCGAGTTGAGGAAACTCCCAGTGCTTCGATCGTTGAGATCCTCGGGAGCCTACCTGATAACATGGAACCCGCTTGAGCAGGATTTCCAGGAATTGGTGGTCTCCAGACTAGGAAGGGGTGGTGGGGATGCCAACTAA
- a CDS encoding 4Fe-4S dicluster domain-containing protein, giving the protein MRVINMFAEVDPEKCTACRTCERVCPTLSIKVGREKGAKKAVVDLSTCVGCGACSERCEFGAVSLRDLATPRVIRVDPNLVDRQMITDLCSKARLHPEQVLCFCTGTRAEEVAAAIIQGASSPEEVSREVGARTGCKVECFQPILRLLVAAGKDPKPVEGGWQWYGLTPTVWDIPESVVAKYSSRGFYFEEDRALFKKLLETKTEGGDNGVH; this is encoded by the coding sequence ATGAGGGTCATCAATATGTTCGCCGAGGTTGATCCTGAAAAGTGCACCGCCTGCAGAACCTGCGAGAGAGTGTGCCCCACTCTGTCGATAAAGGTCGGACGTGAAAAGGGTGCAAAGAAAGCAGTCGTGGATTTGAGTACGTGCGTGGGTTGCGGGGCTTGTTCAGAGAGATGTGAGTTCGGGGCCGTGAGCCTCAGAGACCTTGCGACCCCGAGGGTCATCCGGGTCGACCCGAATTTGGTCGATAGGCAAATGATAACGGATCTATGTTCAAAGGCGAGGTTGCATCCAGAGCAGGTTCTTTGTTTCTGCACAGGAACTAGGGCCGAGGAGGTTGCAGCCGCGATAATTCAGGGCGCATCCTCGCCGGAAGAAGTCTCAAGGGAAGTTGGGGCAAGGACCGGGTGCAAGGTCGAGTGCTTCCAGCCCATCTTGAGGCTGCTGGTGGCGGCCGGAAAGGATCCCAAGCCGGTCGAGGGCGGATGGCAGTGGTATGGTCTGACTCCCACGGTGTGGGACATTCCAGAGTCGGTAGTCGCGAAATACTCGTCCAGGGGATTCTACTTCGAAGAAGATCGGGCCCTGTTCAAGAAGTTGCTCGAGACCAAGACCGAGGGAGGTGATAATGGTGTCCACTAG
- a CDS encoding MoxR family ATPase → MLCAALANGHILFEDNPGLGKTLLAKLFAKITGCKWGRVQFTPDIMPSDILGTRIWKPKLSEFVLEKGPIFTNILLADEINRAPPKTQAALLEAMEERQVTIEGVTHVLSPPFFVIATQNPIEQEGTFPLPEAQMDRFFLRMSTGYVRTLELESRILRRRIEWRSDNPLGLVEQAVTQDQFLDMQDTVENGIYVDNQILDYVSQMVRATREHPAVEVGSSPRGGLALLKVSRANAALSGRDFVVPDDVKLFVHEALCHRLILKMEYQFDSSVTLTGIVDKIVKEVEVPRDYTR, encoded by the coding sequence ATGCTCTGCGCAGCGCTGGCAAACGGCCACATCCTCTTTGAGGACAACCCCGGTCTGGGCAAGACACTCCTTGCCAAGTTGTTTGCCAAGATCACCGGATGCAAGTGGGGCAGGGTCCAGTTCACTCCCGACATCATGCCTTCGGACATCCTCGGAACGAGGATATGGAAGCCGAAGCTATCGGAATTCGTGTTGGAAAAGGGACCGATATTCACGAATATCCTTCTTGCCGATGAGATAAACCGGGCGCCTCCCAAGACCCAGGCCGCTCTTCTGGAAGCTATGGAGGAGCGGCAGGTCACCATAGAGGGGGTGACTCATGTTCTGTCCCCTCCATTCTTCGTCATCGCCACCCAGAATCCCATCGAGCAGGAAGGTACATTCCCCCTCCCAGAGGCTCAGATGGATCGCTTCTTTCTGAGGATGTCAACAGGTTACGTGCGAACGCTAGAACTGGAATCCAGGATACTGAGGAGGAGGATCGAATGGAGGTCCGACAATCCTCTGGGGCTTGTCGAGCAGGCAGTCACACAAGACCAATTCCTTGATATGCAGGATACTGTGGAGAACGGTATTTACGTGGATAACCAGATCTTGGACTACGTCAGCCAGATGGTAAGGGCAACCAGGGAGCATCCCGCGGTGGAGGTCGGCTCCAGCCCCAGGGGCGGTCTGGCCTTGCTCAAGGTTTCCAGGGCCAATGCTGCGCTCAGCGGTCGAGATTTCGTGGTACCGGATGACGTCAAGTTGTTCGTTCACGAGGCCCTGTGCCACCGCCTCATTCTAAAGATGGAATACCAGTTCGACAGCTCAGTGACGCTCACGGGTATCGTCGATAAAATTGTGAAAGAGGTGGAGGTTCCAAGGGATTACACCAGGTAG